The following are from one region of the Gemmatimonadales bacterium genome:
- a CDS encoding GAF domain-containing protein translates to MAVLDGERIVTRLRAAFNHGSTRPELLVLAADLIREAGPPYTSVYLYMLHGDELVLEGFSGRDTEHQRIAVGHGVCGTAVATGSDQNVGDVRARENYIACNIFTRSELVVLIRRGATILGQIDVDSDVPDPFNGDEERAVRQVADALAVLL, encoded by the coding sequence GTGGCAGTGCTTGACGGCGAGAGGATCGTGACGCGGCTCCGTGCGGCGTTCAACCATGGATCGACGCGTCCGGAGTTGCTGGTGCTCGCGGCCGACCTGATCCGCGAGGCCGGCCCGCCGTACACATCGGTCTATCTCTACATGCTGCACGGCGACGAGCTGGTGCTGGAAGGGTTCAGCGGTCGCGACACCGAGCACCAGCGGATCGCGGTGGGCCACGGCGTCTGCGGCACCGCCGTCGCCACCGGATCGGACCAGAACGTCGGCGACGTGCGCGCGCGCGAGAACTACATCGCATGCAACATCTTCACCCGGTCGGAACTCGTCGTCCTGATTCGACGCGGCGCGACGATCCTCGGCCAGATCGATGTCGACTCCGACGTTCCCGATCCGTTTAACGGTGATGAGGAACGCGCGGTGCGGCAGGTCGCCGACGCGCTGGCGGTACTTCTCTGA
- a CDS encoding alpha/beta fold hydrolase: protein MTVLHGGPGAQHDYLLPGFDLLARHRTLVYYDQRGGGRSAVPRDVPVGWREQVDDLETLRTIWELPRLDLCGYSWGALLGMLYAVTYPDRVASLALVSPAPAARSERQEFEQNLARRNSTPELLAERRELQAAPSRMRDIQGYNKRLFELAVAGYFHTPARARDLTPFRITGRTQDAIWESLGPDFDLRPALSRLDVRAIVVHGDDDPIPLATASATAEALKAPLVVLPHCGHVPYVESPDAFVAALDPFLPHL, encoded by the coding sequence GTGACCGTGCTGCACGGTGGGCCCGGCGCGCAACACGACTACCTCCTCCCCGGCTTCGATCTGCTGGCACGCCATCGCACGCTGGTCTATTACGATCAGCGCGGCGGCGGACGCTCCGCCGTCCCGCGGGACGTGCCGGTCGGATGGCGCGAACAGGTCGACGACCTGGAGACGTTGCGGACCATCTGGGAATTGCCGCGCCTCGATCTCTGCGGCTACTCGTGGGGAGCGCTCCTCGGGATGCTCTACGCCGTCACGTATCCCGATCGCGTCGCCTCGCTCGCGCTGGTGTCGCCGGCACCCGCTGCCCGCAGCGAGCGACAGGAGTTCGAGCAGAACCTCGCGCGCCGGAACTCGACGCCCGAGCTCCTCGCCGAACGGCGCGAACTGCAGGCGGCGCCGAGCCGGATGCGCGATATCCAGGGGTACAACAAGCGGCTCTTCGAACTGGCGGTCGCCGGATACTTTCACACCCCGGCCCGAGCTCGCGACCTGACGCCGTTCCGCATCACCGGTCGCACGCAGGACGCGATCTGGGAATCACTCGGCCCCGACTTCGACCTGCGCCCCGCGCTCAGCCGCCTCGACGTTCGCGCCATCGTCGTGCACGGCGATGACGATCCGATTCCACTCGCGACCGCGTCGGCGACGGCGGAAGCGCTCAAGGCTCCGCTGGTGGTACTGCCGCACTGCGGGCATGTCCCATATGTCGAATCGCCCGACGCGTTTGTCGCTGCCCTCGATCCGTTTCTGCCGCATTTGTGA